DNA from Sulfodiicoccus acidiphilus:
ACGAAAGACCTTAAAGCGGTGTGAAGTTCATGAAAATTGTGAGACCAGAAATATGGGGCCACAGGGGAGCTAGGGGATTGGCACCGGAGAACACGTTACCCGCGTTCAAGTTGGCCGCTAAATTGGGAGTAGATGGAGTTGAGCTAGACGTCCACCTCACCAAGGACGGGGAAGTTGTAGTCATCCACGACGACAGAGTGGATAGAACCACCAACGGATCTGGGTACGTCAAGGACATCACCTTCGAGGAGTTGAGTAAACTGGACGCCGGTAGTAAGTTCGGTTCCCAGTGGTCAGGGACTAGGGTTCCTAGACTAAGGGAAGTCCTCTCCAATTTAAAGGACTGCAAGTTCAAGGTGGAACTCAAGCACGGTTCTACGGTATACGAAGGAATAGAAGAGAAGGTACTCGAGGAAGTGAAGAAGTTCTCCAGGCTAGACAAGGTGGAGTTCACGTCCTTCGACTTCGACGCCCTCCAGAGATTGAGGGAACTGGAGGCGAGGGCCTCTTTGGGGCTCATATTCATTGGTAGACCACGGTGGTTCCTAGACGTCGCTAAGAGGCTCGAGGCCACGTCCCTCAATTCAAACATCTCCCTTGTAACTAAGGAAGACGTTAAAGTGTCTAACCAGGAGGGATTCAGGCTCGGACTTTGGACCGTTAACGAAGAGTGGGAGATGAAAAAGGCGTGGGAACTCTGCCCGGACTCGATCACGACTGACTATCCAGACAAGGCCCTCAGGGAGAGGAGGGAGTGCTCGCCTTAGTGTAGGCCTCAGCCGAAAGTCTCCTCCCTAGCGTTATCGCCCTCTCCCACGTGTCCTTCCGTATTAGGGCAAGGTACCCAACAAGGAACATGGCGATGGGTATC
Protein-coding regions in this window:
- a CDS encoding glycerophosphodiester phosphodiesterase, which codes for MRPEIWGHRGARGLAPENTLPAFKLAAKLGVDGVELDVHLTKDGEVVVIHDDRVDRTTNGSGYVKDITFEELSKLDAGSKFGSQWSGTRVPRLREVLSNLKDCKFKVELKHGSTVYEGIEEKVLEEVKKFSRLDKVEFTSFDFDALQRLRELEARASLGLIFIGRPRWFLDVAKRLEATSLNSNISLVTKEDVKVSNQEGFRLGLWTVNEEWEMKKAWELCPDSITTDYPDKALRERRECSP